ATAATTAGTGTGAGTGAATAGGATTAAAGCTTTTGAGAGAGTTATTTTTTTTATGGATTATGCCGTCTTCTTAGTTTATTCACATATTGTTCATCAAAATGACAAGGCTCTATAAGTTGCTTAATGATAGAATAAAAAGAGAAGCTTCAGTAAGTAGAATTGATAAAAAAGATCTAAGGAGTAAGCGATGGGGAAAATACTGGAAATAAAAGGAGTTACGAAATACTTTGGCAAACAACAAATTTTAGAAGAGTTAGATTTTTCTTTAGATGAACCCAAAATTATTGCGTTGGTGGCACCAAATGGAACAGGAAAAACAACATTATTGAATGTTATTGCTAATATCGACCAAGTAGATGAAGGATCGATAAAGGTGTTTGACATGATGAATACGGATTATCGCATGTTTTATAAGGTGTCTTATTTGCAGGATTCATCTATTTTATATGGACAATTAACTGGTTGGGATCATTTAGACTTTGTTCGTAAGGAACATGGAAAAACAATGAGTGAACTCACAGTACTTATTGAAGAGTTAGGGATTGCTGAGTATATGAAAAAGAAAGTTAAGACTTATTCTTTAGGAATGAAGCAGCATCTCCTTTTGGCCATTGCATTGATTAATCAACCTAAATTGCTTTTAATGGACGAACCGCTGAACGGATTAGACCCAAACAGTATTATCAAAGTAAGAAGGCTTATCCGTTCTCTCGCCAAAAAAGGTGTCTCAATAATTATTTCTTCTCACAATTTAGACGAGATAGAAAAAGTGACAGATGATGTGCTTTTTTTACACGAAGGAAAGTTGTTAAAAAAAGAAGATGTATCAATTGATGGGACAGAGTATACAATTATTTTGGAAGAAATAGAAAAAGCATGCTCATTTTTATCAAGAATTGATGTCCCGTGCACACAGCTTTCAGATTATAAAATACAAGGAATGTTTTCACAGCAACAACTTTCTGTTTTTCGTTCGTTTTGTAAAGAGCAAGAGATAAGGTTATTTGACTGTCAAAGTACAAATGGTTATTTGGAGAATGTTTATTTTAATTTATATATAAAAAATCAGTGGGGACAAGCATGATATTTGAGTGGAAAAAATGGATTAAGAACCCTAAAAATAGTCTGTTACTTTGTTTAGCGATACTTTCCGTTTTTGTAAGTTTAGCAAATCTTTATTATGATAATCAAGGGGAAGAACAACGTGTATTCAATCATTTAAAAGCAATCAATGATGAAATCGATCCTCCTCAAAATTATACTGGTCCCAAGGAAAACTATAAATTATTGCAGCATTTAAATGAAGAAGGAAAAGTTAAGTCAGAAAAGGATAGAAAACTGCAAAAACTATTGATTGATATCATTTATTTATTAGAAGATGAAAATACAGCTCAGAGACAAAAGAAATGGGTTAAAAAAACAGAAATCCAAACCAAAAGGTTAACTTTACAGCAAAAATATCTGGATATGGGTGGAAAAACCTGGCACAATGAATCTCAGATTAAAGAGCAACTTGCAAGAAATCGCTGGCTTTTGAAAGAAAAGATACAGATACAAAATCTGGCTATTGGGCAACAGGGCTTTTATTTTGTCTATTATCTGCTCAGTCATTGGATGAATTACTTTATCCTTGTTATGATTGGTTTATTCTTTTTTGATTTTTTAACTAGTGAATATGAACGCAAAAATTATTTATTTATGGCTGTGCAACCGATTAGTAGCAAGATATTTTTCTGGCGGAAATACGTGATGGCAAATGGACTATTTATTGGCGGGATGTTAAGCGTGTTGTTTGTTGGTTTTATCGCATCAAGCTTATTGAATGGTATGGGGTCATTGATGTATCCGATGGTGATTTCTAACGGAACGACGTTTAAGTTAATCCCTTTGTGGATATATTTGCTTAAAATGCTTATTTTACAGCTCCTATTTATCTCATTTTCAATCGGATTATTACTGTTAGTATCTAAATGGCTGAAAAATTCGCTCGAAGCCTTAGGCGTTTTTTTAGTGTTAATGCTTGTACCGGTGATCCTAGCGAAATTTATTGTTGAAATAGCAGAGATAAGTCGTTGGATGCCATTTTCTTATATGGATACAAATGAAAAAATAGCATCCAGTATTGGTCAATTCCAATCCTCATTTATGATTCAAATCGCTGTTTTAATTACTTGGAATGGCTGTTTAGCCTTGATTTGGTGTTGGAGTTTGAGGAGGAAAATGGTATGAACTTGATTTGTTTTGAGTTGAAAAAAACATGGCAGTCGCGGAAAACTTTTTCATTTATATTGTTGGCTTTTCTTTTGACGACCTTCTTATTCTTTTTTAATGTATATCTGGGACAGCGCGAGGATGAACAAATAAAAGCACAAATAGGCAGCAAGCAATCAGTCATGAATCAGACAGAATTTAATGATACAATCAAAGCATTTTTAGAAGAAACAAATCAAGGGATTTTGGATCAGGAAGAAGATTTCCGAACAGCTACGGATAAGGGCGAATCTTTGGAAGGAAAATTGACATTACCCACATATCCATTTTATCGTCAAGCGTTAAATGAGGCGTTGTTGAAACGAAAGTTACCACCTCAATCAATGCGTTATGGAACAAATAATAGTATTTTCTCGGCCATTTTGTTATCGTATTTAGCAAGTTTTTTCGGTATTTTTTTGTTACTATTGTTATTTGGAGATAGTCTGTCAAAAGAGATTGAAGAAAATAATCTATCCTTTATTTTTTCGCAGCCTACTAGAAGAACTCGGGTGTTTTTTATTAAGTATGGCTTAGCTTTGGTACAGGCCATCCTGGCAGTTTTTGTGTTACTTTTATTTGGTTTTATACTAGCAAGTATACTGTCAGGGAGTAGTGATTTGACGTATCCTGTGGTTGTTTTTACGCAGAGGTCAATGAAGTTTATCTCGGTGATATATTATGTGGGACAAGTATTGGCATTGTTTGTGTTTGTATTAGCCTTTTGTTTTGCTCTTCATTTTTTACTTAGTGTTTTACTGAAGAAAACAAATTTGACTTTGGTTATGACAATGTTCATTTTGCTTGAAGGATATGCGGTAAGTACTTTAAATAATAAGTTTATACAAAAAGTAGCTTCATTGAATCCATTTACTTATCTGAATGTAAGTAAAATTTTTATTGGATATGATTTTCGATCATTTGAGTTGTTTTCGATTGAAAATCAAGAATACTATGCAAATTGGTGTTTACCAAGAACGATGCATAATGGACAAATCAATTCTTTAAATGGCATTATTTCTTTAAGCATAGCTACGATCATTTTATTGGTGCTTGGGTGTTTCTGTTTTAAGAAAAATAGGCAGTACTAAAAAAATTAGTAAGGAGTGGAAGGTCTTGAAAGAGGAAGATTTTTTTAATTATTTAACAGTAGCACTTCGAAATTTAGGTCATAGGAAATCCAGTGTTTTTAACATTCAAGGGGAGCTAAAACGATTGCTTAAAACCTATTCCGCTGAAGAGATAAAAACAAAGCTTGATAAAAAGAACTGACGAGCAAGAGTGAGGGATAAAAAAATCAATCTCTTATTAAAATTTTAATATGGGTATTGGAGAATGCGACTTAAATGCTGACTAGAAGTTAAGGGTAGACAATTTATTCATTTAGGCACTTTCTAATTATCAGGAAGTGTCTTTTTGTCTATCGATAGTAATGAGTGAGCGCCAGAATAAAGTTTAATCTACGATTTTAGGAGTGGGGTAGGTATAGAAGTGTTATTTTTACTTCCACCGTTTATTCCGTTTTCATGTGAATGGAATAACGCTTACAAATTTATGTTCAAGGCACTATTTTTCTTCTTTATTTTTTTAAAATTGAAATGTCTAAAATTTACTTAAAAAAATTGAAAAATAGAGAGAGAGTCCTTGCCATTTGTTAAGAAAGAACGTATATTTAAGTTACTACATTAAATCAGTCTAAAACATCGACTGTCAAAGAGCATGAGCCAGATAGAAATTTTTCTACACTTCATTCGACCACCTTTTTTGGTCAAACACGACTTATTTTTCTATGCTCAATCAATTAAAATCATGCGTTCTTTGTTAAAAATTACTCGAAATATAAAAAAAGAATACTAGTAAAGTTGGAATATAAATGAATAATAATAAAAGGTTAGAAAATCGCCGTTATATTACCGGATTTGATGGGATTCGGACAATAGCAGTTGTGGGCGTGATTCTTTATCACTTGTTCCCAAATATAATGCGAGGGGGCTATTTAGGCGTCCCTATTTTTTTTGCAGTTTCTGGATATTTAATTACTGATTTACTGAGGCAAGAGTGGCTCCAAAATGAAACGGTAGATGTTAAGGGGTTTTATATCCGGCGTATGAAAAGACTTTATCCGGGATTAGTCGCCATGTTGGTCACAGCCTCAGCATACATTGTTTTCTTCCAAAAAGATTT
The DNA window shown above is from Enterococcus sp. 4G2_DIV0659 and carries:
- a CDS encoding ABC transporter permease; translated protein: MIFEWKKWIKNPKNSLLLCLAILSVFVSLANLYYDNQGEEQRVFNHLKAINDEIDPPQNYTGPKENYKLLQHLNEEGKVKSEKDRKLQKLLIDIIYLLEDENTAQRQKKWVKKTEIQTKRLTLQQKYLDMGGKTWHNESQIKEQLARNRWLLKEKIQIQNLAIGQQGFYFVYYLLSHWMNYFILVMIGLFFFDFLTSEYERKNYLFMAVQPISSKIFFWRKYVMANGLFIGGMLSVLFVGFIASSLLNGMGSLMYPMVISNGTTFKLIPLWIYLLKMLILQLLFISFSIGLLLLVSKWLKNSLEALGVFLVLMLVPVILAKFIVEIAEISRWMPFSYMDTNEKIASSIGQFQSSFMIQIAVLITWNGCLALIWCWSLRRKMV
- a CDS encoding ABC transporter permease subunit, translating into MNLICFELKKTWQSRKTFSFILLAFLLTTFLFFFNVYLGQREDEQIKAQIGSKQSVMNQTEFNDTIKAFLEETNQGILDQEEDFRTATDKGESLEGKLTLPTYPFYRQALNEALLKRKLPPQSMRYGTNNSIFSAILLSYLASFFGIFLLLLLFGDSLSKEIEENNLSFIFSQPTRRTRVFFIKYGLALVQAILAVFVLLLFGFILASILSGSSDLTYPVVVFTQRSMKFISVIYYVGQVLALFVFVLAFCFALHFLLSVLLKKTNLTLVMTMFILLEGYAVSTLNNKFIQKVASLNPFTYLNVSKIFIGYDFRSFELFSIENQEYYANWCLPRTMHNGQINSLNGIISLSIATIILLVLGCFCFKKNRQY
- a CDS encoding ABC transporter ATP-binding protein → MGKILEIKGVTKYFGKQQILEELDFSLDEPKIIALVAPNGTGKTTLLNVIANIDQVDEGSIKVFDMMNTDYRMFYKVSYLQDSSILYGQLTGWDHLDFVRKEHGKTMSELTVLIEELGIAEYMKKKVKTYSLGMKQHLLLAIALINQPKLLLMDEPLNGLDPNSIIKVRRLIRSLAKKGVSIIISSHNLDEIEKVTDDVLFLHEGKLLKKEDVSIDGTEYTIILEEIEKACSFLSRIDVPCTQLSDYKIQGMFSQQQLSVFRSFCKEQEIRLFDCQSTNGYLENVYFNLYIKNQWGQA